The Megalobrama amblycephala isolate DHTTF-2021 linkage group LG13, ASM1881202v1, whole genome shotgun sequence genome contains a region encoding:
- the zhx2a gene encoding zinc fingers and homeoboxes protein 2a, with product MASRRKSTTPCMIRPDDLVTADDPEDMDSCLDGTEENGSSHVSSSEDWTDRKSSVNSIQEATELEKPEVKTRPQRKLQGGYECKYCPFSTQNLNEFKDHVDSNHPNVILNPLYLCAVCNFNTKKFDSLTEHNEKCHPGESNFKFKRIKLNSQTILEQTIEGSNCAVIYDTTSPQSGEDFTSFPSSKSTTVKLGKSKADSLRLQDDSPLDKLAQDLPKKQITAVNVNGTVIIPDATLKDGLSHIMPSLQRPPNYNLVPKIAVPLNTSKYNPSLDGNLTLITSFNKFPYPTQAELSWLTAASKHPEEQIKVWFTTQRLKQGISWSPEEVEEARKKMFNGTIQPVQQAFTVLPAQLAQSTKASQSLIQTVPCHVLGQSGLVLAPVANGSNATSSPLALTVTNQIAQGVKRPHTAPLVAPEIKRPSIIQSVQSTPKSVSPTPSLSSDCEKTPDQIRELTTSYAQCQFPDDEEVYRLIETTGLSWGEIKKWFSDQRHGNHKAVQQIKTDFSSKDSQPHKPVATQFPLLERVKGKSSEQMKKLEESFQRTSFPTQAEIEHLVADTRLSKNEIDCWFTERRALRDNLEQALLNSMGSKRLEHHLQRGTLNGVHEQDSRVRDSPLPILTSSVCPEAIDGKSLCLLKDVFAQTQWPSPEEYSQLEIQTGLARTEIVRWFKDNRSALKNGTLDWMEQFQSLSNKRPNGQNSLLITDQTQSVLQRHFQEAKVQKGEGFEKLAEQPKLTNQDIVEWFTSKLGHNMPDISKSKEHGQASVDGKRWVSLAADIDSKDYDAQKVARDLEVLSAEHRVTG from the coding sequence ATGGCTAGTCGAAGAAAGTCTACAACTCCCTGCATGATCCGACCGGATGACTTGGTGACTGCAGATGACCCAGAAGACATGGATTCTTGTTTGGATGGTACAGAAGAGAATGGATCATCACATGTGTCTTCTAGTGAGGACTGGACAGATAGGAAGAGTTCTGTGAACTCTATTCAGGAAGCAACAGAGCTGGAGAAACCTGAAGTGAAAACACGACCACAGAGGAAACTCCAGGGAGGCTACGAGTGCAAATACTGTCCCTTTTCCACACAAAACCTCAACGAGTTCAAAGACCATGTTGATTCCAACCACCCCAATGTTATACTCAACCCACTTTACTTGTGTGCGGTATGTAACTTCAACACAAAAAAGTTTGATTCTTTAACAGAACACAATGAGAAATGCCATCCCGGGGAGAGCAACTTCAAGTTCAAGAGAATCAAACTAAACAGTCAGACCATTCTAGAACAGACAATCGAAGGTTCAAACTGTGCAGTCATCTATGATACAACCAGCCCTCAGTCAGGAGAGGACTTTACTTCTTTTCCTTCAAGCAAATCCACTACTGTTAAGCTGGGCAAGTCCAAAGCAGACAGTTTACGGTTGCAAGATGATAGTCCGCTGGACAAACTCGCTCAAGATCTCCCGAAAAAGCAAATTACTGCAGTGAATGTGAATGGGACTGTGATAATCCCAGATGCAACTCTTAAAGACGGCCTCTCTCATATAATGCCATCCCTGCAACGCCCACCTAACTACAACTTAGTACCAAAAATCGCCGTCCCCTTGAACACTTCAAAATACAACCCCTCGTTAGATGGCAACTTGACCCTCATCACCTCCTTCAACAAGTTTCCATACCCTACTCAAGCAGAGCTCTCTTGGCTCACTGCAGCCTCCAAACACCCCGAAGAACAAATTAAAGTGTGGTTCACTACCCAACGGCTAAAACAAGGTATCAGCTGGTCTCCTGAGGAAGTTGAGGAAGCACGTAAGAAAATGTTCAATGGAACGATTCAGCCTGTTCAACAAGCATTCACTGTCTTACCTGCTCAGTTAGCTCAGTCCACTAAAGCTTCACAGTCCCTTATCCAGACCGTCCCTTGCCATGTCCTTGGACAATCTGGCCTAGTGTTGGCACCAGTTGCCAATGGCTCAAATGCGACCAGTTCTCCTCTCGCACTAACAGTCACAAATCAAATAGCACAGGGTGTCAAGAGGCCCCACACAGCACCACTGGTTGCCCCAGAGATAAAGAGGCCTTCAATAATCCAGTCCGTTCAGAGTACTCCGAAGTCTGTCTCTCCGACACCAAGTCTTTCTTCAGATTGTGAAAAAACCCCTGATCAGATCAGAGAGCTGACCACAAGCTATGCTCAGTGCCAGTTTCCTGATGATGAAGAAGTGTATCGTCTCATTGAGACGACTGGCCTCTCCTGGGGAGAGATCAAAAAATGGTTCAGCGATCAGCGCCATGGAAACCATAAGGCAGTGCAACAGATTAAAACAGACTTCTCTTCAAAGGACAGCCAACCACATAAGCCTGTCGCCACACAGTTTCCACTACTAGAGAGAGTTAAAGGCAAATCCTCTGAGCAAATGAAAAAGTTAGAGGAGAGTTTCCAAAGGACTAGCTTTCCGACCCAGGCTGAGATAGAGCACCTTGTGGCGGACACTAGGCTCTCCAAAAACGAAATCGACTGCTGGTTTACGGAGCGTCGTGCACTACGTGACAACCTAGAGCAAGCCTTGCTCAACTCGATGGGCTCGAAAAGGCTGGAGCATCACCTTCAAAGGGGGACACTGAATGGAGTCCATGAGCAGGACAGCAGAGTCAGGGACTCACCTCTTCCCATTCTCACATCCTCAGTGTGTCCAGAGGCCATTGATGGCAAGTCTCTCTGCCTTCTTAAAGATGTGTTTGCACAAACCCAGTGGCCCTCACCAGAGGAGTACAGCCAACTAGAAATCCAAACAGGGCTAGCTCGTACAGAAATTGTCCGCTGGTTTAAGGACAACAGATCTGCTCTGAAGAATGGAACTTTGGATTGGATGGAACAATTTCAAAGTCTTAGCAACAAAAGACCGAATGGACAAAACAGCTTGTTGATCACGGATCAGACACAAAGCGTCCTACAAAGGCACTTTCAAGAGGCAAAGGTACAAAAAGGGGAGGGTTTTGAGAAGCTTGCAGAGCAGCCAAAACTAACCAACCAGGACATAGTAGAATGGTTTACCAGTAAACTGGGCCATAACATGCCTGATATCAGCAAGAGCAAGGAACATGGACAGGCAAGTGTAGATGGTAAGAGGTGGGTTTCCTTGGCAGCGGACATTGACAGCAAAGACTATGATGCACAGAAAGTGGCACGAGACCTCGAAGTGCTGTCAGCAGAACACAGAGTGACGGGATGA